AAAGAGACAGGAATTTCCAAAAATAGTGGAAAGACAAAAAATTTTTGAAAAAAACTTAAAGACCCTGGAAGAGCAATATAAAGCCCTGGATAAATGTCCTAAGAAAGAATTTTACCTTCTTGGCCACAGTGTCTTTGGCCCTCTTTTTAGGGATACAGGAATAAAAGAAATTCCCCTAATTAAGGGACATCACCATGGAGAGATTACACCTAAAAAATTACAAGAACTCCTTTTGAAATTAAAGAAAGGGGGAGCTAAAGCTATTTTACTCGGAGAAAAAGAATTAATTAAATATAAAACCCTTTTTGAAAAAGAGGGGCTTGAAGTCAAAGAGGTCTGGACAGGGGATTATGATAGACCTGGGAGTTTTACAGATTTAATGAAGGAAAATTTAGCTCTTTTTAAATATGTTTTAAGTTGTCCATAGGGGAGGTTTTAAATGAGATTAGCTCTCAAGTTAAAGATTTTTTTAGTTATTCTGCTTACCCTTTTGGCAGGAATTCTTCTTTTGCCGACCTTTGTGCCTGATCTTCCAGGCTGGTTTACCAAATACATTTATCGCGGACAATTAAAGCTTGGCTTAGATCTCAAGGGTGGAGTTCATTTAGTTTTAAAACCAGATTTGGAAAAGGCTTTACAAAACCAGTTTGAAAATTATCTGCATGATATTAAACAGACCATAGAGAGAAAGGGAATAACCTATGAACTTCAATATGGAAGGCTTATGGCAACCCTTAAACTTCAGAAGGCTGAAGACCTTGAACTTTTAAAAAGGGAGATTCTTCCAGGTATTAAGGAGATATACCTTGAGAGTGAAAAGCGAGAAGGGTCGGTTTATGTAGCAAACATAGCCCTTTCTGCAGAAAGAGAAAAGTTTGTAAAAGAAAATCTTGTGAACCAGCTCCTTGAGGTCTTGCGCAATCGTATTGATCAGTTTGGGGTTGCTGAGCCTATTATAACTAAACAGGGAACAGATAAGGTGGTTATCCAGCTTCCCGGGGTTAAGGATCCTGAAAGGGCCATGCGAATAATTGGGCAAACAGCCCAGCTTGAGTTTAAACTTGTAGATGATGAAGCTATGAAAAGAATTGATTTAAATACTCTTATCTCAACTTTTACTCAAGAGGGACGGATAAAGGATATCAATAATCTTGAAGAGTGGAGAACCCTTTTAAGACCTTATCTACCTCCGGATACAGAATTTTATTTTGAAGTGCAAAAAGACAGGGAAAGTGGGAATCTTCTCAGGATCCCTATTCTTCTTAAGAGAGAGACCCTTCTTACAGGAGATTATCTAAAGGATGCACAGGTGCGGATTGACCCAAACTTTAATGAGCCCTATGTGTGGATTCAGTTTAATGATAGAGGGGCCAAGATCTTTGAGGCTATAACCTCA
This window of the Caldimicrobium thiodismutans genome carries:
- a CDS encoding metal ABC transporter substrate-binding protein; its protein translation is MQDGFKGKVIKMKKVFLIFFLYILFSFPQIAFGQRCVVSGYPLFKILQEIWPEEKCYLLQPPRGEFHFAEPTPKDLELIKKAEFVFIVGTEPWAKRVYNLTSQERIIALGKPSERISNPHLWFDFDRVYSFLKEFTNHPAFKKRQEFPKIVERQKIFEKNLKTLEEQYKALDKCPKKEFYLLGHSVFGPLFRDTGIKEIPLIKGHHHGEITPKKLQELLLKLKKGGAKAILLGEKELIKYKTLFEKEGLEVKEVWTGDYDRPGSFTDLMKENLALFKYVLSCP